A segment of the Synechococcus sp. MEDNS5 genome:
TCCTGCCATGACGGACCGAGCCGCTGCTGCCAGGGGCTCCCATCGGCGTTCTCACCATGAATGGCTCCCCCATTCTCGACGATGAAAGGATCCCGAAGTCCGGTTTGTTCACGGAAACGACGGACTTCTTCCGCTGTTTTGCTCGTACATGGAATGACGGGAATACCCCGACGCTGCAGCAGACGAATCGTGCCCAGAGCCGGTGCCCAGTCGTAGCGATGGTCCATCAACGTGCCATCGAGGTCGGTAACCACCCACCACTGACGCCTCAGGGTTGTCTTCATGACCTCACCAGCCAGAGCACCTCATAAGGGTTCAACAGATGGCGTTTGCAGGGCTCCAGGGTGCGGCCACTGAGGCAATCGACCCAGAGTGATGCATCCTCCTGGTCGAGCAGTCCGGAGGGATCCAGGCTGAGACGGGTCGATGTGACGTTATGAACCGCCAGAAGGTCATGACCTGCGTGGGAACGGCGCAACACGACACGATCCACCCGGTCTGGGGTCAGCACCTGAAGCTGGCCATCCGGATGCAGCGCCGGCAGCGTTGCCCGCACCGCAAGTGCCTGCTTCAGCGCAGTCAAAACGGCTGAGGCATCACTGTCTGGATCCTGCAGACGACGTTCCAGCGTCCTTTGCTTGAACTGGGGTCGGTTGAGATCCCGTCGATGCCCCGAGCGCCTGAAGCGACCGAGGTCATTGGCGGTGGCGAGCAAAGCCGGCAGATAGAACGCCGGAACTCCAGGCAGAGCGAGCACCATCAACTGGGTGAGCAGAAAGCGTTCCCTCTGCCGATAGCTGGGGTCAACGCCCCCATCGGCCATGGCGCTCCACCAGCTGATGTTGATTTCGTAGGGCACTTCAGTGCCATCGGCCAACCGGCGATGGCTCACCAGACCCCCGCGCTGCTCACACGCGATCAACAGCTCCCTCAACCGTGACGGCGGCATCAATCCCTCCAACGGTCTCAGCCCCACGCCGTCATGACAGGCGGTGAAATTAAGCAACGACGTCGACTCCGGTAGCGACGGCCAGCGCGACAGCCAACGATTGAGCAATTCAGCGGAGCCGCTGACAGCCGCCTCAAGCAGCAGCGGTGGCAGGGGAAAGTTGTAGGCCAGATGGGCCTCTCGACCCGTGCGCAGATACGACAGATTCTCCTGTTCAGGGACATTCGTTTCCGTGACCACCACTCCGTCGGCGCAGGCGATCGTCAGCAACTGACGCAAAAGTTCCACCAGCTGATGGGCTTGAGGCTGGTGAATACAGGTGGTGTTGGGTTCCTTCCAGACGAACCCCACCGCATCCAGACGGATCCAGCCCACCCCATGAGCCACCATGCGGGCGAGCAGGCGGGTGAATCCGAGCAGAACCTCGGGGTGGCGCCAATCCACATCCACCTGGTCGGGCCCAAACGTGGTCCAGACCTGACGCATGCTGATGGGGCCCTGGAGCTTGGTGAACAGTGCGGAACTGCGGGGACGCACCACGTTGTCCCAACAGGGATCAGGACCCGCCTCCAACACGCAGAACCGACCCGGCTCCTGATCGCGCAAGAACTGGCGCACCCAGGGATGGGAGGCCGACACATGGTTCAACACCAGATCAGCCATCAACTTGCGCCCCTGGGCAAGATCAGCGAGATCGCTCCAATCACCATGGCGTTCCTCTAGACGTTCGTGACTGGCCACCGCGAATCCGCCATCGCTCGAGGCCTCCAGGAACGGCAACACATGGAGAACCGCCGCGAACTCAGAGAGCTGGCTGTTCAAAAAGGTGCGAAGGCTCACCAAGGCCGGCTGATCGGCCTCAACGACCGTGTCGGCGTAGGTGATCAGCACCACATCGTCGACACTCCAGGGATTGCCTTTGGTGCGGATTTCGCCATTCGCCGATGTGGAGCCGAGAATCTGCAGCAATTGCGACGACAACGTCTCGAGATCCCCGGAAGGATGATCTGAGTAAAGGCTCCTCAGCAGATTTCCCAGCGTTTGCTCGCTCTGAAGCTGCACTCTGTTTCACCTGAACCGCCTCAGGTATGAAGCAGCCGCCTTTTTTCCGTTGTTGCATCGCACACCGCATGGATTTTCAGCAGAGCCTGATCGCCACGGTTCACGACTACAGCCTGGGCAATCTCAACGCCATTGCCTTTAACAAGGAGCTCCAGCAGAGACCAACCGCTCTGCTGATCCCCTGTCTGATGGAGGAATTCAGCAGACCCGCTCTGCGCCTGATTCGCGACACGCTGTCCTCGCTCACGGGACTGTCCAATCTGGTGATCGCCCTGTCAGCGGACAGCGCAGCCGATGTCAAAGCTGCAGAGGCGTTCTTCGCGGGCATGCCATTCCCCGTGCATGTGCACTGGACAAACGGTCCGGCTGTGAGCGACATCCTCCCGTCGATGGAGCAGCACGGACTCGATCTCACAGGCCCTCCCGGCAAGGGCTGGGCGGTTTGGCAAGGCCTGGGGGTTGCCTGTCAGCACGCGGAAGTGATCGGCCTGTTCGACGCCGACATCCGCACCTTCGGTTCGGGCTATCCGGAACGGATGCTCAGACCCCTACTCGACCCATCCCACGGGATGGCCTACGTGAAAGCGTTCTACAGCCGGCTTTCACTGGAAACCCAAGCCCTTCAAGGCCGAGCCACCAGGTTGTTTGTTGGTCCGTTGCTGACGAGCCTGGAGCAGATCTTCGGACCACTGCCCTACCTGCGTTATCTACAGACCTTTCGCTATCCATTGGCAGGGGAGTTCGCCTTTACAAGGGATCTCGCGATGAATCTGCGCATCCCGTCGGACTGGGGCCTGGAAATGGGCTTGCTCTCAGAGGTGTATCGGCACGTCGCACCCAGCCGCATCGCCCAGGTGGACCTGGGTCTGTTCGATCACAAGCACAAGAGCCTGGGCCAACGGCCGAACGAGGGACTGCAGCGCATGGCCAGCGAAATCTTCTGCACGGTGTTGCGCAGCCTGATGGAGCACGAGGGATGCGTGGTGTCCATGGATCAGCTGCCGACCTTGGAGGTGCTGTACCGGCGGGTTGGCGAAGATCGGGTGCGTCAGTTCGGACTCGACTCAGCGATCAATCGGTTGCCCTACGACCGACATGGAGAAGAACTGGCGGTCCATCGCTTCTCCGAACTCCTGAGGCCAGGCCTCACGTCTTTGATGGCATCGCCGATCGCCCATCAACTGCCGAGCTGGTCGAGGTTGCAGAGTTGCAACCCGTCCTTTGCCTCCGACCTCGCCCTGGCGGGACGTGCCGACCGAGCGCCCACCTTGCGCAGTCAGGGAGCAAGGCGTCCACGTCGGCCCAATTGCCCCACCGTGACACCCCCCGCTGAACGCCGCTCAGCCACCAGCACTGCGGCCTGAGCGCAAGCACAAGCATGAGTCATGAAGAAAAGCTAAAGCAATTGATTTTCGGTCGCCAAACCAACACTTTTTTCAACTCAAAAACACGACATTGAAAGACTGATTTTTTTTGAAACTCATGATCGAGTGCTTGTACAGCAACGACACCGACCGGATGGTGATTCTGAAGTGCATTGGTGAAGGGCATTTCTATCGAGAAAAGGTTGTCATGCCTCAGGAGTTGTTCTGGTTTGAGGCACCTCTCAGCAGCAGACTGGAGATCTGGCAGATGTCACCTCAAGGACAGATGCTCCAAGTGCGCGCTGATGTATCCGATTATGCATTAAACGAAAAATCAGCCGAGGAGTCTCCTACAGCGTCTCTATGGGCATGTTGAACGATCGAATGAGATTGGATCAAACACTGAGAAATTGATCGACCACCGACTGACTTAATTCACTGGTTAGACCACGGGCCACAATTCCTCCACGCTGCATTGCGTAATGCCGGTTTCAGAAGCGATACATCGCGCTGTCGCTTCATTGAGGAATGACTTCCCTCCCTTGAGGCACAGACCCCAGTCCCGCGCGTAAAAACTCTGGCAATGAACCTAGAGAGTAGTTTTTGCAACTTTGTGCATGCATCAGCTTGCCTACGAAGCAGATATTGCTGGCATCGCCCTGAGTTGGACAAAATTCATTCACAATGAATACTGCTTAGGCAACGAGACGGTTTAATTGCGGCAATTCTGCAAACGAATCACGCCATTGTTGAGCCCAGAGTTCTTGGCTTCGTTCGTACACGTTCATCAGTTCGGCAACTGCCGAATCCCGAAAATCCACCCTCAGATCTAATAATGGAAACGCTGCTTCTCCACTAATTTGCAGCGCAGCTGAAGTTGAATACGGAGAACGAGCATCACCTCCGGCAGCTTCACCTGCCATCAGTGCCGTCATCAAACGGCGACCCAACTTCCAGCATGGATCGCTTGCCAGAAAAGCCTGTTCCATGGATGTGAGAACCGTCTCGCCCACCAGATAGTTGCCAGCCACAGAAAGATTCATTCGATGGCGATGCCCAGCCCAGAGTCCACAGTCCCCCCCCGTCCAGACAGCGGTTCGACCTTGTGCATCAATCAGGTGAAACTGGCGGCGTTCACGGAGTGGATCATCTGCAAGCAAGCTGGCCAGCACCACATCTGCATCAGCACTCTGTTCGAGCCGTTCCAGGCCACAGATTCCTAGATATGGATTGGTGTGGGCTTGTGTCGCAACTGCACCCACTCCAGAGCGAATGTGGGGAACCGTGGAGCCCACTGCGAGATGACAGGTGGCAACGGCAACACCGAAACGACCATTGCTGGGATCACGAGCAACGATCGAGAACGTCATGAGAGCACACGATCCAATTGTTCAAGGGTGTGCAAGAGAACAGCGGTTCCTGAAAGACACTGACTGTCACTGGTGAACTCAGCTGCTGAATGGCTCAAACCTTCGCGGCTGGGCACAAAGATCATTCCCATGGGCCAACGCC
Coding sequences within it:
- a CDS encoding alpha-amylase family glycosyl hydrolase → MQLQSEQTLGNLLRSLYSDHPSGDLETLSSQLLQILGSTSANGEIRTKGNPWSVDDVVLITYADTVVEADQPALVSLRTFLNSQLSEFAAVLHVLPFLEASSDGGFAVASHERLEERHGDWSDLADLAQGRKLMADLVLNHVSASHPWVRQFLRDQEPGRFCVLEAGPDPCWDNVVRPRSSALFTKLQGPISMRQVWTTFGPDQVDVDWRHPEVLLGFTRLLARMVAHGVGWIRLDAVGFVWKEPNTTCIHQPQAHQLVELLRQLLTIACADGVVVTETNVPEQENLSYLRTGREAHLAYNFPLPPLLLEAAVSGSAELLNRWLSRWPSLPESTSLLNFTACHDGVGLRPLEGLMPPSRLRELLIACEQRGGLVSHRRLADGTEVPYEINISWWSAMADGGVDPSYRQRERFLLTQLMVLALPGVPAFYLPALLATANDLGRFRRSGHRRDLNRPQFKQRTLERRLQDPDSDASAVLTALKQALAVRATLPALHPDGQLQVLTPDRVDRVVLRRSHAGHDLLAVHNVTSTRLSLDPSGLLDQEDASLWVDCLSGRTLEPCKRHLLNPYEVLWLVRS
- a CDS encoding glycosyl transferase, with product MDFQQSLIATVHDYSLGNLNAIAFNKELQQRPTALLIPCLMEEFSRPALRLIRDTLSSLTGLSNLVIALSADSAADVKAAEAFFAGMPFPVHVHWTNGPAVSDILPSMEQHGLDLTGPPGKGWAVWQGLGVACQHAEVIGLFDADIRTFGSGYPERMLRPLLDPSHGMAYVKAFYSRLSLETQALQGRATRLFVGPLLTSLEQIFGPLPYLRYLQTFRYPLAGEFAFTRDLAMNLRIPSDWGLEMGLLSEVYRHVAPSRIAQVDLGLFDHKHKSLGQRPNEGLQRMASEIFCTVLRSLMEHEGCVVSMDQLPTLEVLYRRVGEDRVRQFGLDSAINRLPYDRHGEELAVHRFSELLRPGLTSLMASPIAHQLPSWSRLQSCNPSFASDLALAGRADRAPTLRSQGARRPRRPNCPTVTPPAERRSATSTAA
- a CDS encoding DUF1830 domain-containing protein; this encodes MIECLYSNDTDRMVILKCIGEGHFYREKVVMPQELFWFEAPLSSRLEIWQMSPQGQMLQVRADVSDYALNEKSAEESPTASLWAC
- a CDS encoding DUF1028 domain-containing protein, whose product is MTFSIVARDPSNGRFGVAVATCHLAVGSTVPHIRSGVGAVATQAHTNPYLGICGLERLEQSADADVVLASLLADDPLRERRQFHLIDAQGRTAVWTGGDCGLWAGHRHRMNLSVAGNYLVGETVLTSMEQAFLASDPCWKLGRRLMTALMAGEAAGGDARSPYSTSAALQISGEAAFPLLDLRVDFRDSAVAELMNVYERSQELWAQQWRDSFAELPQLNRLVA